In the genome of Uranotaenia lowii strain MFRU-FL unplaced genomic scaffold, ASM2978415v1 HiC_scaffold_356, whole genome shotgun sequence, one region contains:
- the LOC129759985 gene encoding uncharacterized protein LOC129759985, translating into MSSAGKYVRAPKSNSDPEEYGEMYGEWSSDDMEFEEREIPINEKREYKKSENQEYIQKIEKLQNTIDKLVKEMNTYRSREDDESVRSSALSDEDLSWNNAKVNPGSSANSGSIRWENIKPFPNDVPANAMWEQWNRFIDRFEIATSLANVTDPVKRAQTLFLSMGEKLQGITRAARLRPSLTEPNCYNLFVKNIEKYLQSMVDVTAEHEMFSNLQQGIDEPTIAFHARLLEKVRLCRYSQTDQDRFIRMQLLKGMRNREVAKAARIFGYETTFIVQSATREEAYIPKPSRVAESSRAFVVSRERNRFSGNKHLPKRRYNDAGWNYPERYRQESENHFSGEGKRFRCNRCNRLFHKSGTCPATNEECRTCGNPGHYAATCRERNATYIQKRQSSIKERSGEKDKHRFIGANLFPTRKRI; encoded by the coding sequence ATGTCGTCTGCCGGAAAATATGTTCGGGCCCCTAAATCCAACAGCGATCCCGAAGAATACGGCGAAATGTATGGCGAGTGGTCGTCAGATGACATGGAGTTTGAAGAACGTGAAATTCCAATAAACGAGAAAcgtgaatataaaaaaagtgaaaaccaGGAATACATCCAGAAGATAGAAAAACTGCAGAATACTATAGATAAATTAGTTAAAGAGATGAACACTTATCGCTCTCGTGAAGATGACGAGTCGGTCAGAAGTTCTGCGCTTTCTGATGAAGATCTAAGCTGGAACAATGCGAAGGTCAATCCAGGTTCATCAGCAAACTCTGGCAGTATTCGATGGGAAAATATAAAACCTTTCCCAAACGATGTTCCGGCAAACGCTATGTGGGAACAATGGAACAGGTTTATCGATCGGTTTGAGATCGCTACTTCCTTGGCAAATGTGACGGACCCTGTCAAGCGCGCTCAGACATTGTTCCTTTCGATGGGAGAGAAACTCCAAGGAATTACCAGGGCTGCGAGACTTCGCCCAAGTCTGACCGAACCAAACTGCTACAACCTATTTGtcaaaaacatcgaaaaatatCTGCAATCAATGGTCGACGTAACGGCGGAACATGAAATGTTTTCCAATCTCCAACAAGGCATTGATGAACCAACTATTGCCTTCCATGCACGTCTTTTGGAAAAAGTGCGTCTCTGTCGTTATAGTCAAACGGATCAGGATCGATTCATTCGAATGCAACTACTTAAAGGAATGCGTAACCGTGAGGTGGCAAAGGCGGCGAGAATTTTTGGCTATGAGACGACTTTTATTGTACAGTCTGCGACTCGAGAAGAGGCATACATTCCGAAACCGTCACGAGTAGCTGAATCCAGCAGAGCATTCGTGGTGTCGCGAGAACGGAATCGGTTCAGTGGAAATAAACACCTGCCAAAACGCCGATATAATGATGCGGGCTGGAATTACCCGGAAAGGTATCGACAAGAAAGCGAGAAccatttttccggagaaggaaAACGTTTTCGCTGCAATAGGTGTAACCGTTTGTTCCACAAATCTGGAACTTGTCCGGCAACTAATGAGGAGTGTCGTACTTGTGGAAATCCTGGACATTACGCGGCAACGTGCAGGGAAAGAAATGCCACGTACATTCAGAAAAGGCAAAGCTCCATTAAGGAAAGATCGGGTGAAAAAGATAAGCATAGGTTCATCGGAGCCAATTTGTTTCCTACACGcaaaagaatttag